The DNA sequence ACTCGGCGAGCAGGCCGCGGTCGCCCGGCGGTTCGAAGACACTCAGGCTCACGACGAACAACACCGCCACGAGCGCGAAGACCGCGAACCACCTGCCGCGCAGGCCGCCGACGATCAGCATCCCCGCGGTGATCGCGACGAACACCAGGCCGGTGCCCAGATCGGGCTGCAGCAGGATCAGCACGAGCGCCGCCCCCACGTACGTGACGACGGTGCCGACCTCCCGCAAGGTCCCGATCTCGCCCTTGAAGCGCGCGACCACGGATGCGAGCACGATGATGAAGAGCAGCTTGGCCGGCTCGGAGGGCTGGAACAGGCGCACGCCGGCGACCTGCAACCATGAGGTCGCGCCCTTCGCCGACGCTCCGAGCCCCGGGATACGCGGCGCGATCACCAGGAACGCGGCCGCGAACAGGATCGGCCCCAGCCACCCGAGAAAACGGCGGTAGTCGGTCACCCACGCCAGCGCGAGGAAGGCGAAGCCGATGCCCATGCCCGCCATCTGGCGCGCGAACATGCCGCCGCCGCCCTTCATGCCCGAGGTCGCCGACCACACCATGACGCCGCCGTACGCCAGCAGGCCGATGATCGCGGCGACGAACGGCAGCGGCACGTACCGGGTGATGCGCTTCAGCCCCTGGTCCTGCACGCCATCACCTCGACTCGTCGTGCGCGCGGACGTGCGTGACGGGCAGGCCGAGCAACTGCGCGACGACCTCGCGGGCCGCGGGCGCGGCGACCGACCCGCCGTGGCCACCCTGCTCGACGACCACCGCGACCGCGTACTTCGGGCCCTCGGCGGGCGCGAGGGCCACGAACCACGCCAGGTCGTCCTTCCCGTACACCTCGGCGGTGCCGGTCTTGCCGAGCACGCGGCGCGGGAGGCCGGCGAACGCACCCCTCGCCGTACCCCGCTCGGTCACGTCCTCGAGCGCTCGCCGCCTGATGGCGAACTGCGCCGGCTGGGCATCGACCGCGCCCGCGGTCTCGACCGACGACTCCAGCCCGGCCTTGCCGGCGGGGCCGAGGACCGCGGCGAGCCCGCGCGGCCGGATGACGGTCCCGTCGTTGGCGATCGCGGCGTAGGCGACCGCCATCTGCAACGGCGTGGCGAGCATGTCGCCTTGGCCGATCGCCATGTTGACCGTGTCGCCGGGCAACCACGCGCGGTACTCGGGGTAGTCCCTGTTGAACTCGGCCTTCCACGTGGCGTCGGGCACGCGCCCCGGCACCTCGCCGGGCAGGTCGATGCCGGTCCGGCTGCCGAGGTTGAACTCGCGGGCGACCTTCTGGAGCTTCTCGCCGCCGTCCTTGTAGAACGCGTGCCCGATCTCGTAGAAGACCGTGTCGCACGAGTACACGATGCCGTTGTGGAACGACGTCGTGCCGTGGCCGGTCTTCTTCCAGCAATACTTCTTCCACTGCTCACCCATGCCGACCCACTTGCCGGCGCAGTCGAAGGTGCGCCACTCCGACGTGATGCCGTAGCGCAGGCCCGCCATCCCGGTGACCACCTTGAACGTGGATGCCGGCGGATACGCAGACATGATCGCCCGGTTGTTGAGCGGATACTCGCTGCCCGCCGCGTTCAGGCGGGCCCACTCCCCGCGTTCCACGCCGCCGATGAACAGCCGCGGGTCGTAGGTCGGCGCCGAAGCCATCGCGATGACCTCGCCCGTGTCGACGTCGAGCACGACCGCGGCGCCCGCCTTGGCCTTCGGGTACCCCTGGTCGTGAGCGTCCTCGATCGCGTTGGCGAGCGCAGACTCCGCGACCCTCTGGACGTCCAGATCGATCGTGAGCCGCACGTCGCGACCGGAGACCGGCTCGCTCTCGGAGATGATCCGCCGCTGCTTGCCGCGCGCGTCGACCTCGATGAGGCGGCGGCCGTGGTCGCCCTGCAGGACCGACTCGAACTGCTTCTCGGCCCCGGACTTGCCGACGATGTCGCCAGGCTGATAGCCCTGCTCACCGAGGTCGGAGATCTCGTCCTCGGAGATGACGCCCGTGTACCCGAGCACGTGCGCGGCGAGCCCGCCCTGGGGATAGTCGCGCACGCCGACGACGCGCACCTCGACGCCGGGGAACTGCGCCTCGTGCTCCGCGAGGTAGGCGACCGGCTCGTCGGAGACGTCGACGGCGACGATGCGCGGCTCCAGCGGCGCCTCCTTGACCGACGACAGGCGCTCGACGATCTCCGCCCGCGAAACGCCGAGCAGCGCCGACAGGTCGTTCAGGAGCCGGTCGGCCTCGGCCTTCGCCGCCTTGTCCTTGCCCCGGGCCGCGTGGGCGATCGTCGGCGAGACGAGCACCGCCAGCGACGGCCGGTTCGAGACGAGCGGACGACCCTTGGCGTCCAGGATCCGGCCGCGCGGCGCGTCCATGAAGACCTCTTGGACGCGGTTGTCCTTGGCCTTGGCGGCGTACCGGTCGCCGTTGAGGATCTGCATCGTCCACAACCGCAGCGCGGGAGCGGCGAGCGCGACGAGGATCAGCAGGCCGAAGGCGGCGAAGCGCGGCTTGAGCCGCTCGCGGAACTCGGACACGGGCGCCCCCTACCCGATCCGGCGCAACTCGGTCAGCCGCGGCTCGCGGCGCATCGCCCGGGCGAGCCACGGGTAGACGAGCAGCGCCAGCGCCGCGTTGTAGACCGCGCCCGGC is a window from the Actinomycetota bacterium genome containing:
- the mrdA gene encoding penicillin-binding protein 2, whose product is MSEFRERLKPRFAAFGLLILVALAAPALRLWTMQILNGDRYAAKAKDNRVQEVFMDAPRGRILDAKGRPLVSNRPSLAVLVSPTIAHAARGKDKAAKAEADRLLNDLSALLGVSRAEIVERLSSVKEAPLEPRIVAVDVSDEPVAYLAEHEAQFPGVEVRVVGVRDYPQGGLAAHVLGYTGVISEDEISDLGEQGYQPGDIVGKSGAEKQFESVLQGDHGRRLIEVDARGKQRRIISESEPVSGRDVRLTIDLDVQRVAESALANAIEDAHDQGYPKAKAGAAVVLDVDTGEVIAMASAPTYDPRLFIGGVERGEWARLNAAGSEYPLNNRAIMSAYPPASTFKVVTGMAGLRYGITSEWRTFDCAGKWVGMGEQWKKYCWKKTGHGTTSFHNGIVYSCDTVFYEIGHAFYKDGGEKLQKVAREFNLGSRTGIDLPGEVPGRVPDATWKAEFNRDYPEYRAWLPGDTVNMAIGQGDMLATPLQMAVAYAAIANDGTVIRPRGLAAVLGPAGKAGLESSVETAGAVDAQPAQFAIRRRALEDVTERGTARGAFAGLPRRVLGKTGTAEVYGKDDLAWFVALAPAEGPKYAVAVVVEQGGHGGSVAAPAAREVVAQLLGLPVTHVRAHDESR